One window from the genome of Thalassospira xiamenensis M-5 = DSM 17429 encodes:
- a CDS encoding DUF2497 domain-containing protein, whose amino-acid sequence MEDILQSIRKILADEGDDDKKQAAPEPEPMPEPEPEPEIEEEIDELELDEEPEELEFDEEPEELELDEPEEELELDDMLDFDETPEEDEFEEPEPDLMDDFDEPEPEPAMPTVYEDDEDDEPLISRATENTATGTISDLAQAVAKKRAVALGLNAGHITLEDLVRDMLRPLLKEWLDENLPYMIERLVKKEIERIVNRAEDL is encoded by the coding sequence ATGGAGGACATCCTCCAGTCCATCCGCAAGATTCTTGCTGATGAAGGGGATGATGACAAGAAACAGGCCGCTCCTGAACCAGAACCGATGCCGGAACCAGAACCCGAACCGGAAATTGAAGAAGAGATCGACGAGCTCGAACTTGATGAAGAGCCCGAAGAACTTGAATTCGATGAAGAACCGGAAGAGCTTGAGCTTGACGAGCCCGAAGAAGAGCTCGAACTCGACGATATGCTCGATTTCGATGAAACCCCGGAAGAAGACGAATTCGAAGAACCTGAACCCGATCTGATGGATGACTTCGACGAACCGGAACCCGAACCGGCAATGCCGACGGTCTACGAGGACGACGAAGATGACGAGCCGCTGATTTCCCGTGCTACCGAAAACACGGCAACCGGAACCATCTCGGATTTGGCGCAAGCCGTTGCAAAGAAACGTGCCGTCGCCCTTGGCCTTAATGCTGGTCATATCACGCTTGAAGACCTTGTGCGCGATATGCTGCGTCCGTTGCTTAAGGAATGGCTTGACGAAAACCTTCCCTATATGATCGAACGCCTTGTGAAAAAGGAAATCGAGCGGATTGTGAACCGCGCCGAAGACCTGTAG
- a CDS encoding valine--tRNA ligase: MLEKTYSPADVEGRLYDKWEKSGAFAADPASGANPYVIMMPPPNVTGSLHMGHALTFTLQDILVRYNRMSGKDTLWQPGTDHAGIATQMVVERQLGEQNVTRHDLGREKFIEKVWEWKEKSGGTITNQLRRLGASPDWPRERFTMDDGLSAAVRKVFVTLHKQGLIYRDKRLVNWDPKLLTAISDLEVVQKEVKGHYWHFKYPIEGKEGEFITVATTRPETMLGDTGVAVHPDDERYKDLIGQYCILPIVGRRIKIVADEYADPEKGSGAVKITPAHDFNDFEVGKRNDLEKINIMDDHARINDDAPEEYRGLDRFKARELIVGKMEELGLLEKIEDTVHMVPYGDRSNVVIEPYLTDQWFVNAEVLAKPATEAVEDGRIKFVPKNWENTYFEWMRNIQPWCISRQLWWGHRIPAWFGPDGEIFVEETEEKALAAAKAHFGKDVELTQETDVLDTWFSSALWPFSTLGWPDKTPELNKYYPGDVLVTGFDIIFFWVARMIMMGMHFMDGKVPFKDVYIHALVRDEHGQKMSKSKGNVIDPLELIDEYGCDALRLTLTALAAQGRDIKLAASRVEGYRNFATKLWNAARFAEMNECKPVDGFNPANVSSTLARWIVGKTAEAAKTVSSGIESYRFNDAANGAYQFVWGTFCDWYLELAKPVLMGQDEDAKAEIRAVTAWVVDQILLILHPIMPYITEELWEKSADNRATLLMSQAYPKFDDALIDRAAEDEIDLAIRLIGNIRGVRSEMNVPPAAEVPIYLVDASDAMKAAVSAQEAQVKRLARVAVVEFKGQGDVEAIAKGAIQTVVDGVTVFVSVADFINVVAEKSRLEKEIDGKTKYIKGQEGKLSNESFVSRAPEHIVATEKAKLEEARDTLAKLQEAHARIAAM, translated from the coding sequence ATGTTGGAGAAGACATATAGCCCGGCCGACGTTGAAGGCAGACTTTACGATAAATGGGAAAAATCGGGGGCGTTTGCCGCCGATCCGGCATCAGGTGCAAATCCCTATGTCATCATGATGCCGCCGCCCAACGTAACCGGCAGCCTCCATATGGGGCATGCACTGACCTTTACGCTTCAGGATATTCTGGTGCGCTATAACCGGATGTCGGGCAAGGATACGCTGTGGCAGCCCGGTACCGACCATGCCGGTATCGCGACACAGATGGTCGTTGAACGCCAGCTTGGCGAACAAAACGTGACGCGTCATGACCTTGGCCGCGAAAAGTTCATCGAAAAAGTCTGGGAATGGAAAGAAAAATCCGGCGGCACTATCACCAATCAGCTTCGCCGTCTGGGCGCATCACCAGATTGGCCACGTGAACGCTTTACCATGGACGATGGTCTGTCGGCTGCTGTTCGCAAGGTATTCGTTACCCTGCACAAACAGGGACTTATTTACCGTGACAAGCGTCTGGTCAACTGGGACCCGAAACTTCTGACCGCGATTTCCGATCTTGAAGTCGTTCAGAAAGAAGTCAAAGGCCATTACTGGCACTTCAAATACCCGATCGAGGGCAAGGAAGGCGAGTTCATCACCGTTGCGACCACGCGTCCGGAAACCATGTTGGGCGATACCGGTGTTGCGGTTCATCCTGATGATGAACGTTACAAGGATCTGATTGGTCAGTATTGCATTCTGCCAATCGTGGGACGCCGAATCAAAATCGTTGCTGATGAATATGCCGATCCTGAAAAGGGATCGGGTGCCGTTAAAATCACGCCAGCGCATGATTTCAACGACTTTGAAGTCGGCAAACGCAATGATCTCGAAAAAATCAACATCATGGATGATCATGCGCGCATCAATGATGACGCGCCGGAAGAATATCGTGGTCTGGATCGGTTCAAGGCACGCGAACTGATCGTTGGCAAAATGGAAGAACTCGGTCTGCTTGAAAAGATCGAAGACACCGTTCACATGGTGCCTTACGGCGACCGTTCAAACGTCGTGATCGAGCCGTACCTGACCGATCAGTGGTTTGTGAATGCCGAAGTTCTGGCCAAACCGGCGACCGAGGCAGTTGAAGACGGTCGTATCAAATTTGTGCCCAAGAACTGGGAAAACACCTATTTTGAATGGATGCGCAATATCCAGCCATGGTGCATATCGCGTCAGCTTTGGTGGGGACATCGCATTCCGGCATGGTTTGGTCCGGACGGTGAAATCTTTGTCGAGGAAACCGAAGAAAAAGCCTTGGCGGCGGCCAAGGCGCATTTCGGCAAGGATGTTGAACTTACCCAGGAAACCGACGTTCTTGATACGTGGTTCTCATCGGCATTATGGCCATTCTCGACCCTTGGCTGGCCGGATAAAACCCCGGAACTGAACAAATACTATCCGGGTGATGTGCTGGTTACCGGTTTTGACATCATCTTCTTCTGGGTTGCCCGCATGATCATGATGGGCATGCATTTCATGGATGGTAAAGTTCCGTTCAAGGATGTCTATATCCATGCGCTGGTCCGTGATGAACATGGTCAGAAGATGTCGAAATCCAAGGGCAACGTGATTGATCCGCTGGAACTGATTGACGAATATGGCTGTGACGCGCTGCGTCTGACCCTGACGGCACTGGCTGCTCAGGGCCGCGATATCAAGCTTGCAGCGTCCCGCGTTGAAGGGTATCGGAACTTCGCGACCAAGCTTTGGAATGCGGCACGTTTCGCTGAAATGAACGAATGCAAACCGGTCGACGGGTTCAATCCTGCCAATGTCAGTTCGACACTGGCACGCTGGATTGTCGGTAAGACCGCCGAGGCGGCAAAAACCGTTTCATCGGGCATCGAAAGCTATCGTTTCAATGATGCCGCGAACGGTGCTTATCAGTTTGTCTGGGGCACTTTCTGCGACTGGTATCTGGAACTGGCAAAACCGGTCCTTATGGGCCAGGACGAAGACGCCAAAGCCGAAATCCGGGCTGTGACTGCATGGGTTGTGGATCAGATTCTTTTGATCCTGCACCCGATCATGCCCTATATCACCGAAGAACTTTGGGAAAAGTCGGCTGATAATCGTGCGACGCTTCTGATGTCGCAGGCTTATCCGAAATTCGACGATGCACTGATTGACCGTGCCGCCGAAGATGAAATCGATCTTGCCATCCGCCTGATCGGTAATATTCGTGGTGTTCGTTCCGAAATGAACGTACCGCCTGCGGCTGAGGTTCCGATCTATCTGGTCGATGCATCCGATGCAATGAAGGCAGCCGTGTCCGCGCAGGAAGCCCAGGTTAAACGTCTGGCACGTGTGGCTGTGGTTGAATTCAAAGGGCAGGGCGATGTTGAAGCCATCGCCAAAGGGGCCATTCAGACCGTCGTTGACGGTGTAACCGTCTTCGTTTCGGTTGCCGATTTCATCAATGTCGTGGCCGAAAAGTCGCGCCTTGAGAAGGAAATCGACGGCAAAACCAAATATATCAAGGGTCAGGAAGGCAAATTGTCGAACGAAAGTTTCGTCAGCCGTGCGCCTGAACATATTGTCGCGACCGAAAAAGCCAAGCTTGAAGAAGCGCGCGATACCCTTGCCAAACTTCAGGAAGCTCACGCCCGCATCGCGGCGATGTAA
- the pabB gene encoding aminodeoxychorismate synthase component I codes for MLIEECPYIEPLDAYGAFAGFADSHFLDSGDRDRFAYVVASPLHKLTAKNGQVKLDGFPVPGDPFGVLADLMARYRVEAGPDLPPFQGGAVGYFGYELAQQLETLPQAPQDWLNMPDIAVGIYDLVIAFDQLDRRMWLISTGIPETSPTARKKRAADRIGIIRKYLRFARPMLETPEIPHTPDIMPWQSNFDRVGYEGAVQTVVDYIHAGDIFQANLSQSFRAEYAYDVIPKRFDLYRRLSLASPAPFGAFLNFGDVAVLSNSPERFLKVADGQVETRPIKGTRRRGAMPVEDAELAQELMLSAKDRAENIMIVDLLRNDLSKVCKPHSVKTPQICTLESYANVHHLVSTVTGELQDGKSAVDLLAACFPGGSITGAPKIRAMEIITELEGSTRGAYCGAIGFIGFNGSMDTNIAIRSICVNGGRMAFNVGGGIVADSIPAAEYDETLVKAAKIFEALGIRPYAV; via the coding sequence ATGCTGATTGAAGAATGCCCTTATATCGAACCGCTTGATGCCTACGGTGCCTTTGCCGGGTTCGCAGACAGTCATTTTCTTGATTCCGGTGACCGGGACCGCTTTGCTTATGTTGTTGCATCGCCGTTGCATAAACTGACTGCCAAGAACGGGCAGGTGAAGCTTGACGGTTTTCCCGTTCCCGGTGATCCGTTCGGGGTTCTTGCCGATCTGATGGCACGCTATCGCGTGGAAGCCGGTCCGGATTTACCCCCGTTTCAGGGCGGGGCTGTCGGTTATTTCGGTTATGAGCTTGCCCAACAGCTCGAAACGCTCCCCCAAGCTCCGCAGGACTGGCTCAACATGCCCGACATAGCGGTTGGCATCTATGACCTTGTCATCGCATTCGATCAGCTTGATCGCCGCATGTGGCTTATTTCGACGGGGATTCCCGAAACATCGCCGACTGCACGGAAAAAACGTGCGGCTGATCGCATCGGGATTATTCGTAAGTACCTTCGGTTTGCACGGCCAATGCTTGAAACGCCCGAAATTCCTCATACGCCAGATATCATGCCGTGGCAGTCGAATTTTGATCGTGTCGGCTACGAAGGTGCCGTGCAGACCGTCGTTGATTACATCCATGCCGGGGATATTTTTCAGGCTAACCTGTCGCAAAGTTTCCGGGCCGAATATGCTTATGATGTCATTCCCAAACGGTTTGACCTTTATCGCCGCCTCAGCCTTGCCAGTCCGGCACCATTCGGGGCTTTCCTGAATTTTGGCGATGTGGCAGTCCTGTCCAATTCGCCCGAGCGGTTTCTGAAGGTCGCGGATGGGCAGGTGGAAACCAGACCGATCAAGGGCACACGCAGGCGCGGGGCCATGCCTGTCGAGGATGCCGAACTCGCACAGGAATTGATGTTATCTGCGAAAGATCGCGCAGAAAATATTATGATTGTTGATCTTCTGCGTAACGATTTATCGAAAGTATGCAAGCCGCATAGCGTAAAGACGCCGCAGATTTGTACGCTTGAGAGTTATGCAAATGTCCATCATTTGGTTTCGACTGTGACCGGGGAATTGCAGGATGGCAAGTCTGCTGTCGATTTGCTAGCAGCCTGTTTCCCGGGCGGTTCGATTACAGGCGCACCAAAAATCCGCGCAATGGAAATCATTACCGAACTTGAAGGATCGACGCGTGGTGCGTATTGCGGAGCAATCGGCTTTATCGGCTTTAATGGCAGCATGGATACCAATATTGCGATCCGAAGCATTTGTGTAAATGGCGGTCGCATGGCGTTCAATGTAGGTGGTGGAATCGTCGCCGATAGCATTCCCGCTGCTGAATATGATGAGACGCTGGTCAAGGCCGCCAAGATATTCGAAGCATTGGGGATCCGGCCCTATGCGGTGTAA
- a CDS encoding anthranilate synthase component II — MILLIDNYDSFVFNLARYFVELGQKVDVVRNDRIDVDEVRRLNPDAIVFSPGPCGPDEAGNSIDLITKLSGDYPMLGVCLGHQSIARAFGGVVKRANRPVHGMTSAIDHNGSALFNGIKSPLTVTRYHSLVVDLPLDGTLVQTATGPDGEIMAFAHRDLPIFGVQFHPEAVLTEQGHDLLSNFLAIAGATVPRKAAS; from the coding sequence ATGATCCTGCTGATCGACAATTACGATTCCTTTGTTTTCAATCTGGCGCGCTATTTCGTGGAGCTTGGACAGAAGGTTGATGTCGTGCGCAATGATCGGATCGATGTTGATGAAGTACGTCGGTTGAATCCCGATGCCATCGTCTTTTCCCCCGGACCATGCGGCCCGGATGAAGCGGGAAACAGTATCGACCTGATTACCAAATTATCCGGCGATTACCCGATGCTGGGGGTCTGCCTGGGGCATCAGTCGATTGCACGGGCATTTGGTGGCGTCGTAAAACGCGCAAATCGGCCGGTACATGGCATGACATCGGCAATTGATCACAATGGTTCGGCACTGTTTAACGGTATCAAATCTCCGCTGACGGTAACGCGCTATCACTCGCTGGTTGTTGATCTTCCGCTGGATGGCACTTTGGTTCAGACCGCGACGGGACCGGACGGCGAAATCATGGCTTTTGCCCATCGGGATCTGCCGATCTTTGGTGTCCAATTCCATCCCGAAGCCGTCTTGACCGAGCAGGGACATGATTTGTTGTCTAACTTCCTTGCCATTGCCGGTGCGACCGTTCCGCGAAAGGCTGCGTCGTGA
- a CDS encoding aminotransferase class IV, producing the protein MTKVWLNGNIIGQTDAHIAVTDRGLLLGDGFFETMRAHKGRVAWLERHLDRLTSHAELIGLDPILLPNAQTVAEAIASLCMELGGNDAVIRLTVTRGSGPRGLLPPQDCHPTVLITASSFIKPAKDEGLILATSKRVRRNPWSIAGKVKSLNYLDNIAARQEVAACGADEALVLSVDGSVAETTIANLFGIRDNTFYTAPANCGILAGLARKFVIDWCRDHAVAVHEASIDPKDLLSMDLVFVCNALQGIRFVRSIDGVAFDFDQAKHDHAMQLVGDFEKSLCLGIDV; encoded by the coding sequence GTGACGAAAGTCTGGCTTAATGGCAATATCATTGGTCAGACGGATGCGCATATTGCCGTCACGGATCGCGGATTGCTGTTGGGAGATGGTTTTTTTGAAACCATGCGGGCCCATAAGGGCAGGGTTGCATGGCTTGAGCGGCATCTTGATCGTTTGACCAGCCATGCCGAATTAATCGGCCTTGATCCGATATTGCTGCCTAATGCCCAAACAGTTGCCGAAGCTATCGCATCGCTTTGTATGGAACTTGGTGGGAATGATGCGGTTATTCGCCTGACCGTTACGCGTGGTAGCGGCCCGCGCGGTTTATTGCCACCCCAAGATTGCCATCCCACGGTTCTTATAACGGCGTCATCCTTTATCAAACCGGCAAAGGATGAGGGATTGATCCTTGCGACGTCAAAACGGGTTCGGCGCAATCCGTGGTCGATTGCAGGCAAGGTCAAAAGCCTTAACTATCTCGACAATATAGCAGCGCGACAGGAAGTCGCCGCTTGTGGCGCGGACGAGGCACTCGTTCTTTCTGTTGATGGTTCTGTCGCGGAAACAACAATCGCCAACCTGTTCGGGATTCGTGACAATACGTTTTATACAGCACCTGCCAATTGCGGAATTCTTGCCGGGTTGGCACGGAAATTCGTCATTGATTGGTGTCGAGATCACGCGGTTGCCGTCCACGAGGCGTCTATCGATCCGAAAGACCTGTTGTCAATGGATTTGGTTTTCGTCTGTAACGCATTGCAGGGAATAAGGTTTGTTCGCTCGATTGATGGCGTTGCTTTTGACTTTGATCAGGCGAAACACGATCACGCTATGCAATTGGTGGGTGATTTTGAAAAATCACTATGCCTTGGTATAGATGTTTAA
- a CDS encoding EAL domain-containing protein — MTASSTKSELTLARFVENLRKHGANGKRSIVAILNIPVSLRLEPQDYQDISRDAFHHLPEKTQEYRLENGMVAFIRPSKSFGETDTFLTSVTETLKDVIHRQGLGDIPQRLWNEFSWPEDRKAMFGLLGLPEENHFPNESLQRFDMAEMLRSAITDEAVFDSCRRQAILEFHDSRREILGHELYCSLDYLRQHHLASFLLEGPGEVEILSRVLDEKVMDVTKSLAPQMLPDTLHLNMMVQSVFSDRFAEFLGSEDSRFAENLAIEISLENAISDWWEFEDACNLLHSAGVRVGLDRITLPSLEFLSPQKINVDFVKVIWDQNIIGSKRADATDRLREFASVFADRNLILTRCDSRTALRMGRSLGVDAFQGSYIDALLGKYLHKECKSRNTTSDRKCAVCQWAPRELRKNGCEFHFRAGKILAEI; from the coding sequence ATGACCGCGTCTTCAACAAAATCGGAACTGACCTTAGCAAGGTTCGTTGAAAACCTGCGCAAACACGGGGCCAATGGCAAGCGGTCGATTGTTGCAATTTTGAATATCCCCGTATCCTTGCGCCTTGAACCGCAGGATTATCAGGATATTTCGCGTGATGCATTTCATCATCTGCCTGAAAAGACCCAAGAATATCGTCTTGAAAACGGTATGGTCGCTTTTATTCGTCCATCCAAATCGTTTGGTGAAACCGATACGTTTTTGACCAGTGTGACCGAAACGCTCAAGGACGTTATCCATCGACAGGGTTTGGGCGACATCCCACAAAGGCTTTGGAACGAATTTTCCTGGCCAGAAGACCGCAAGGCAATGTTTGGTTTGTTGGGGCTTCCTGAAGAAAACCATTTTCCAAACGAAAGCCTGCAACGCTTTGATATGGCCGAAATGCTGCGTTCTGCCATCACTGATGAAGCGGTTTTCGATTCCTGTCGCCGTCAGGCTATTCTGGAATTTCACGACAGCCGTCGCGAAATCCTTGGCCATGAACTTTATTGTTCGCTGGATTATCTGCGTCAGCACCATCTTGCCAGTTTCCTTCTGGAAGGCCCGGGCGAGGTTGAAATCCTGTCGCGCGTGCTTGATGAGAAGGTGATGGATGTCACCAAAAGTCTGGCCCCTCAAATGCTGCCGGATACCTTGCATCTGAATATGATGGTGCAATCGGTATTCAGTGATCGCTTTGCCGAGTTTCTGGGCTCGGAAGACAGTCGTTTTGCTGAAAACTTGGCGATTGAAATCTCGCTTGAAAATGCGATTTCAGATTGGTGGGAGTTCGAAGATGCCTGCAATCTGCTGCATTCTGCTGGCGTGCGTGTGGGGCTTGATCGTATCACCTTACCATCGCTTGAATTCCTGTCGCCTCAAAAGATCAATGTCGATTTCGTCAAGGTGATCTGGGATCAGAACATTATCGGCTCCAAACGGGCTGACGCGACAGACAGGCTTCGCGAATTTGCTTCTGTTTTTGCCGACCGCAACCTGATTCTGACCCGGTGTGACAGTCGCACGGCACTGCGCATGGGCCGAAGCCTTGGTGTGGATGCGTTTCAGGGAAGCTACATCGACGCGCTTTTGGGGAAATACCTGCATAAGGAATGTAAATCGCGTAATACCACTTCGGATCGTAAATGTGCTGTATGTCAGTGGGCACCGCGCGAATTACGCAAAAATGGTTGCGAATTTCATTTCAGGGCTGGAAAAATTCTGGCCGAGATTTGA
- the ribB gene encoding 3,4-dihydroxy-2-butanone-4-phosphate synthase: MNQSVHQEPELSIFGDPIARMERALSDLRNGKGVLVVDDEDRENEGDLIFSAENLTNEQMAMLIRDCSGIVCLCLTDEMATALDLPPMVANNTSSMGTGFTVSIEAKVGVTTGVSAADRVTTVKTAIADGAKPDDLARPGHVFPLRARAGGVLERRGHTEGTVDLMRLAGFKPAGVLCEVTNPDGTMARLPELIAYAQQHDIVVISIEDIVAYRGVLQLAAE, from the coding sequence ATGAATCAGAGTGTTCATCAGGAACCGGAACTTTCGATCTTTGGCGATCCGATCGCACGTATGGAACGTGCACTTTCGGATTTGCGCAATGGCAAGGGGGTTCTGGTCGTCGATGATGAAGATCGCGAAAATGAAGGCGATCTTATTTTTTCCGCAGAAAATCTGACCAATGAACAGATGGCGATGCTGATCCGCGATTGCAGCGGCATTGTCTGCCTGTGTCTGACCGATGAAATGGCAACTGCACTTGATCTACCGCCGATGGTTGCCAACAACACGTCGAGCATGGGAACCGGTTTTACCGTTTCCATCGAGGCAAAGGTTGGCGTGACCACCGGTGTTTCCGCTGCTGATCGCGTGACTACGGTCAAAACCGCAATTGCCGATGGAGCAAAGCCGGATGACCTTGCCCGTCCGGGGCACGTCTTCCCGCTACGTGCGCGTGCAGGGGGTGTTCTGGAACGTCGCGGTCATACCGAAGGAACGGTTGATCTGATGCGTCTGGCGGGCTTTAAACCGGCAGGTGTTCTTTGCGAAGTCACCAATCCGGACGGCACAATGGCGCGTTTACCGGAACTGATTGCCTACGCACAGCAGCACGACATTGTTGTGATCAGCATCGAAGATATCGTTGCCTATCGCGGCGTTTTACAGCTTGCCGCGGAATAG
- the xth gene encoding exodeoxyribonuclease III codes for MSVHKAAKFILNIEARMKIATWNVNSIKARLPNILEWLGDAKPDVVLLQETKTVDDSFPAMEIEDLGYNIALHGQKTYNGVAILSKFPIEDVERGLPGNDNDEQARYIEATISGNRPIRVASIYVPMGSEVGSEKFEYKLNFLDRLIKRFEKIRESGDAAVMGGDYNIAPDDSDVYDPIKLHETVLCSTVERKKLRTMMNMGYTDAFRTFNPQGHQYSWWDYRAGAWNKDNGLRIDHLLLTPAAADRLSASDIDRDPRAKEKASDHTPVWCMIDD; via the coding sequence ATGTCTGTGCATAAAGCCGCAAAATTCATCCTGAACATCGAGGCCCGCATGAAAATCGCCACATGGAACGTCAACTCGATCAAGGCTCGCCTGCCCAATATCCTTGAATGGCTTGGCGACGCAAAGCCCGATGTTGTACTGCTTCAGGAAACCAAAACTGTCGATGACAGCTTCCCGGCTATGGAAATCGAGGATCTTGGCTATAACATCGCCCTGCACGGCCAGAAGACCTATAATGGGGTGGCGATCCTGTCAAAATTCCCGATTGAAGATGTCGAACGCGGCCTGCCGGGCAATGACAACGACGAACAGGCACGCTATATCGAAGCCACTATATCGGGAAATCGTCCGATTCGTGTGGCATCGATCTACGTCCCGATGGGAAGCGAGGTCGGATCGGAGAAATTCGAATATAAGCTGAACTTCCTGGATCGCCTGATCAAGCGTTTTGAGAAAATCCGTGAAAGTGGCGACGCCGCCGTTATGGGCGGTGACTACAACATCGCGCCGGATGACTCGGATGTTTACGACCCGATCAAGCTGCACGAAACCGTTCTATGTTCGACCGTGGAACGCAAAAAACTGCGAACCATGATGAATATGGGCTACACCGACGCATTCCGGACCTTCAATCCGCAGGGCCACCAATATAGCTGGTGGGATTACCGTGCGGGGGCGTGGAACAAGGATAACGGGCTTCGCATCGATCACCTGCTGTTGACTCCGGCCGCAGCCGACCGGCTCAGCGCATCGGATATTGATCGCGACCCGCGCGCCAAGGAAAAGGCATCGGATCACACCCCGGTCTGGTGCATGATCGACGACTGA
- the erpA gene encoding iron-sulfur cluster insertion protein ErpA — protein sequence MTETARQVQMTESAAKRIQELIASDGKSGLMLRLQVSGGGCSGFQYEFSLDSDKTDEDHIFENHGAKMVIDDVSLDLLGGAEIDFVRELVGAAFRVNNPNATSSCGCGSSFSV from the coding sequence ATGACGGAAACTGCCCGGCAGGTCCAGATGACCGAAAGTGCCGCAAAACGTATTCAGGAACTGATTGCCAGCGATGGAAAGTCAGGCCTGATGTTGCGTCTTCAGGTTTCCGGTGGCGGGTGTAGCGGTTTTCAGTATGAATTCTCGCTTGATTCCGACAAGACCGATGAAGACCACATTTTCGAAAATCACGGCGCGAAAATGGTGATTGATGACGTATCGCTTGATCTTCTCGGCGGTGCGGAAATCGATTTTGTCCGCGAACTGGTTGGTGCAGCGTTTCGTGTGAATAATCCAAACGCAACATCATCGTGCGGTTGCGGATCCAGTTTCTCGGTTTGA